One window of the Streptomyces asoensis genome contains the following:
- a CDS encoding S53 family peptidase yields the protein MRTTTSPNSSAISGRWRRIGASALGTAALVLAGLGTAAHASAAPTLTPKTTPAKVTWAATPCATPKHKGDLACNSFRVTGGTTAFQKERAAETGKTATVTPKAAAASPTGYGPSDLQDAYGLTDAASDNGSGETIAIVDAYDDPNAATDLAKYRTYYGLPACTVANGCFKKVSQSGSTTSLPSADSGWAEEESLDLDMASAVCPNCNILLVEATSASMANLGKAVNEAVTLGAKFVSNSYGGSESSSDTSYDTSYFKHAGVAITVSAGDEGYGAEYPAASKYVTSVGGTALSTSSTTRGWTEKVWNTSSTEGTGSGCSAYDAKPTWQTDTGCSKRTISDVSAVADPATGVSVYDSYGVTAGWYTFGGTSASAPIIAAVYALAGTPGSSDYPAAYPYAAAGTSALNDVTSGSNGTCSSSAAYLCTAKSGYDGPTGLGTPEGTDAFTG from the coding sequence TTGCGTACGACGACTTCCCCCAACTCCTCTGCCATATCCGGCAGATGGCGCCGCATCGGCGCCTCGGCCCTCGGCACCGCCGCCCTCGTGCTCGCCGGACTCGGCACCGCGGCCCACGCGAGCGCGGCACCCACGCTCACCCCCAAGACCACGCCCGCCAAGGTCACTTGGGCGGCCACCCCCTGTGCCACCCCCAAGCACAAGGGCGACCTGGCCTGTAACTCCTTCCGCGTGACCGGCGGCACCACGGCCTTCCAGAAGGAACGCGCCGCCGAGACCGGCAAGACCGCCACGGTCACCCCGAAGGCCGCCGCCGCGAGCCCCACCGGCTACGGCCCGTCCGACCTCCAGGACGCCTACGGCCTGACCGACGCGGCCTCGGACAACGGCTCCGGCGAGACCATCGCCATCGTCGACGCCTACGACGACCCCAACGCCGCCACCGACCTCGCCAAGTACCGCACGTACTACGGCCTCCCCGCCTGCACGGTCGCCAACGGCTGCTTCAAGAAGGTGAGCCAGAGCGGCTCCACCACCTCCCTCCCCAGCGCCGACAGCGGCTGGGCCGAGGAGGAGTCCCTCGACCTCGACATGGCCAGCGCGGTCTGCCCGAACTGCAACATCCTGCTCGTCGAGGCCACCTCCGCGTCCATGGCCAACCTCGGCAAGGCCGTGAACGAGGCCGTGACACTGGGCGCGAAGTTCGTCTCCAACAGCTACGGCGGCTCGGAGTCCTCGTCGGACACGTCGTACGACACCTCGTACTTCAAGCACGCGGGCGTCGCCATCACCGTCAGCGCGGGCGACGAGGGCTACGGCGCCGAATACCCGGCCGCCTCCAAGTACGTGACGTCCGTCGGCGGCACCGCCCTGTCCACGTCCTCCACGACCCGCGGCTGGACCGAGAAGGTCTGGAACACCAGCTCCACCGAGGGCACCGGCTCCGGCTGCTCCGCCTACGACGCCAAGCCGACCTGGCAGACCGACACCGGCTGCTCCAAGCGCACCATCTCCGACGTCTCGGCCGTGGCCGACCCCGCGACCGGCGTCTCGGTCTACGACTCCTACGGCGTCACCGCCGGCTGGTACACCTTCGGCGGCACCAGCGCCTCCGCGCCCATCATCGCCGCGGTCTACGCCCTCGCCGGCACCCCGGGCAGCAGCGACTACCCGGCCGCCTACCCCTACGCGGCCGCCGGCACCTCGGCCCTGAACGACGTCACCAGCGGCAGCAACGGCACCTGCTCCTCCAGCGCCGCCTACCTCTGCACCGCCAAGTCGGGCTACGACGGCCCCACCGGCCTCGGCACCCCGGAGGGCACGGACGCCTTCACCGGCTGA